A genomic window from Trueperella bialowiezensis includes:
- a CDS encoding phage holin family protein codes for MRFLITAAVNAVALWVATILLSGVRLDGAVPADSFLSGVDPSGQRAIYFLLAGGVLGVVNMLVRPIVKVLSLPFYVLTLGLFFIIVNALMISLTAWVTGMFDLSLTIDGFWWAVGAGIVVGVVNWFLSALLPDRS; via the coding sequence ATGAGGTTCTTAATCACTGCAGCAGTCAACGCCGTAGCACTGTGGGTGGCCACAATCCTGCTCTCCGGCGTACGACTCGACGGCGCCGTCCCCGCCGACTCCTTCCTGTCCGGCGTCGACCCCAGCGGCCAGCGCGCAATCTACTTCCTACTCGCAGGCGGTGTGCTCGGCGTCGTCAACATGCTGGTCCGCCCCATCGTCAAAGTACTATCGCTGCCGTTCTACGTGCTCACGCTCGGACTTTTCTTTATCATCGTCAACGCGCTCATGATCTCGCTGACTGCCTGGGTCACCGGCATGTTCGACCTCAGCCTTACCATCGACGGCTTCTGGTGGGCCGTGGGCGCCGGCATCGTCGTCGGCGTCGTCAACTGGTTCCTCAGCGCACTCCTGCCCGACCGCAGCTAA